A region from the Oncorhynchus clarkii lewisi isolate Uvic-CL-2024 chromosome 8, UVic_Ocla_1.0, whole genome shotgun sequence genome encodes:
- the LOC139415374 gene encoding prospero homeobox protein 1-like, with amino-acid sequence MPDHDSDSFLSRQTKRRRVDIGVKRTVGSNTANAAAAATTSADIAHAKAAIFGAMNSLNSHHHGSDADSMDCSMVQPHGHAGVVTATNSESKSNVLRKLLKRANSYEDAFPGATIISQLLKSNMAKNGRGERGDREDGGFPRSGLSSGGSEAPQEDACSNSSQDSPQECLSPFGHPPALGAFDLERLNDEHLRAKRARVENIIRGMSHSPGVVVPTRHLGERDHELEQCGREREREMDGDRDREMEMNCPPQPPSPRGEVCSRENKRKQRLPQQQQQSFTQLVCQRKEQKHEERRQLKLQLEDMQKQLRQLQEKFFQIYDSTDDSEHDLAHDLGNMSEDSAGRSDAGGDDRTDRSDNEMSDLDPGHFLDRARALLQEQALLAEGDKLRREGLVWGKGPGQGPSSSMHHAEGKLLAETLKQELNSAMNQVVDTVVKVFAKPPRPTPSQVFPPLPMPPERFGVNVKGPNFHTANQRLQCFGDVVIPNPLDSFGSIPVPGANDQTEALPLVVRKTQTEHHHQSSAVGTHGGHHHPSLHPSSLSTSMGFSPPSFRHPFPLPLMGYPFQSPLGPPSGGYPGKDRSSPDSMDLSRETTSLRTKMSSGHHVGHHHRSFSPTNPGSTAEGLSLSLIKSECGDMSDMNDISPYSGSTIQEGLSPNHLKKAKLMFFYARYPSSNMLKIFFSDVKFNRCITSQLIKWFSNFREFYYIQMEKFARQAINDGVTGVEEMSVSRNCELYRALNMHYNKANDFEVPELFLEVATITLREFFNAIVAGKDVDPSWKKAIYKVICKLDSEVPEVFKSPNCLQELLHE; translated from the exons CTGCCAacgcagcagcagcagccacaaCAAGCGCCGACATCGCCCATGCCAAAGCTGCAATCTTCGGTGCTATGAACTCTCTCAACTCCCACCACCATGGCTCCGATGCAGACTCCATGGACTGCTCCATGGTGCAGCCGCACGGCCATGCCGGGGTCGTCACAGCAACTAACAGCGAGTCCAAGTCCAACGTGCTCCGGAAGCTCCTGAAGAGAGCCAACTCGTATGAAGACGCCTTCCCAGGCGCCACTATCATCTCCCAGCTCCTCAAGAGCAACATGGCCAAGAacggaagaggagagagaggagatagagaggatggGGGGTTCCCCAGGTCGGGCCTCTCCAGTGGGGGTTCCGAAGCCCCCCAGGAGGACGCCTGCAGTAATTCGTCCCAGGACAGCCCCCAGGAGTGCCTTTCCCCTTTTGGCCATCCCCCGGCTCTGGGCGCCTTTGACCTAGAGCGCCTCAACGACGAGCACCTCCGGGCCAAGCGTGCCCGAGTGGAGAACATCATCCGGGGCATGAGCCACTCACCCGGGGTGGTGGTGCCCACACGCCACCTCGGAGAGCGGGACCACGAACTGGAACAATGTGgacgggagagagagcgagagatggacggtgacagggacagagaaaTGGAGATGAACTGCCCCCCACAGCCGCCCAGCCCCAGGGGAGAGGTGTGCAGCCGGGAGAACAAAAGGAAACAGCGCCTGCCCCAGCAGCAGCAACAGAGCTTCACCCAGCTGGTGTGCCAGCGTAAAGAGCAGAAGCATGAGGAGCGCAGACAACTGAAGCTGCAGCTGGAGGACATGCAGAAGCAGCTGCGCCAGCTGCAGGAGAAGTTCTTCCAGATCTATGACTCCACCGACGACTCGGAGCATGACCTGGCCCATGACCTAGGCAACATGTCTGAGGACAGCGCTGGGAGGTCTGATGCTGGAGGAGATGACCGGACAGACCGTTCCGACAATGAGATGTCAGACCTGGATCCGGGACACTTCCTGGACCGAGCAAGGGCGTTGCTCCAGGAGCAGGCCCTGCTGGCTGAGGGGGACAAGCTCAGGAGAGAGGGGCTGGTCTGGGGGAAAGGTCCTGGTCAGggcccctcctcctccatgcaccATGCAGAGGGCAAGCTGCTGGCTGAGACGTTGAAACAGGAGCTCAACTCGGCAATGAACCAGGTGGTGGACACAGTGGTCAAGGTGTTTGCCAAGCCCCCTCGCCCCACACCATCCCAagtcttccctcccctccccatgCCCCCAGAGAGGTTTGGTGTCAATGTCAAGGGCCCCAACTTCCACACAGCCAACCAGCGCCTGCAGTGCTTTGGCGACGTCGTCATTCCCAATCCCCTGGATTCGTTCGGCAGCATACCTGTGCCCGGCGCCAACGACCAGACAGAGGCGCTTCCCCTGGTGGTGAGGAAGACGCAGACGGAGCACCATCACCAATCCTCAGCCGTGGGCACCCACGGGGGCCATCACCACCCCTCCctgcacccctcctccctctctacctccatggGCTTCAGCCCCCCTTCTTTCCGCCACCCCTTTCCCCTTCCTCTCATGGGTTACCCCTTCCAGAGCCCTCTGGGCCCACCCTCCGGCGGTTACCCAGGGAAGGACCGTTCCTCCCCAGACTCCATGGACCTGTCCAGGGAGACCACCAGCCTGCGGACCAAAATGTCATCAGGGCATCATGTGGGGCACCACCACCGGTCTTTCTCTCCGACCAACCCTGGGAGCACTGCAGAGGGGCTCTCCCTGTCCCTCATCAAGTCAGAGTGTGGAGACATGAGCGACATGAACGACATCTCACCATACTCAGGCAGCACC ATTCAGGAGGGTCTTTCCCCCAACCACCTGAAGAAGGCCAAGCTCATGTTCTTCTACGCCCGTTACCCCAGTTCCAACATGCTCAAGATTTTCTTCTCCGACGTCAAG ttTAACCGCTGCATCACGTCCCAGCTCATCAAGTGGTTCAGTAACTTCCGGGAGTTCTACTACATCCAGATGGAGAAGTTTGCCCGGCAGGCCATCAACGACGGTGTCACCGGAGTGGAGGAGATGAGCGTCAGCCGCAACTGCGAGCTCTACCGAGCCCTCAACATGCACTACAACAAGGCCAACGACTTTGAG GTTCCAGAGCTGTTCCTGGAGGTGGCTACAATCACGCTGCGTGAGTTCTTCAACGCCATTGTGGCGGGAAAAGACGTGGACCCGTCCTGGAAGAAGGCCATCTACAAGGTGATCTGCAAGCTGGACAGCGAGGTGCCCGAGGTCTTTAAGTCGCCCAACTGTCTCCAGGAGCTCTTACACGAGTAA